TGGAGAAGCAAGCGGCGCCGGTGATCGGTGCCTACGGCCTCTCAATCACCAGATCCTCAATTGCCCCCGCTGCGATTCGCTCAACACCAAATTCTGCTACTACAACAACTACAACCTCTCTCAGCCGCGCCACTTCTGCAAGAGCTGCCGCCGCTACTGGACCAAAGGCGGCGTCCTCCGCAACGTCCCCGTCGGCGGCGGCTGCCGCAAAACCAAGCGCTCCAAGCCTCGCACCGACGACGCGCCGCCGCCAGAGACCAAATCCACCGCTCAAACCTCCTCCACCAGCGATTCCTCAACCCTAACCACCGCCCCTCCGATCAATTCGACGCCGGATTCCGCTCTCGTGTACAATTTCGCCGACGCTAGTTTCTCCAACGCGAATCCTAGCCTCGATCGGCAGCCACCGGTGGTTAACGATCGTATCTTCGCGGCGGAAGTGGGGAGCTTCACGGAACTGATGACGTCACGGGAGGAATTGATGATCGCGAAGACGACGTCGTA
The genomic region above belongs to Salvia hispanica cultivar TCC Black 2014 chromosome 3, UniMelb_Shisp_WGS_1.0, whole genome shotgun sequence and contains:
- the LOC125212631 gene encoding dof zinc finger protein DOF5.4-like: MPENWALVNLEPAKSPRMHGIGEASGAGDRCLRPLNHQILNCPRCDSLNTKFCYYNNYNLSQPRHFCKSCRRYWTKGGVLRNVPVGGGCRKTKRSKPRTDDAPPPETKSTAQTSSTSDSSTLTTAPPINSTPDSALVYNFADASFSNANPSLDRQPPVVNDRIFAAEVGSFTELMTSREELMIAKTTSYAREQSATVDELKVEDDNNNCTEELAAAAALEWGSGGDDGDQGLFDLTAGVDPAYWSQSDWTDSDQSLNYLR